The proteins below come from a single Sulfurihydrogenibium sp. genomic window:
- the ilvB gene encoding biosynthetic-type acetolactate synthase large subunit, which yields MTKEKRGADIVVDVLIKEGVDTIFGLPGGAIMEVYDALFDAPIRNILARHEQAACHMADGYARATGKVGVVIATSGPGATNLVTGLATAYMDSIPLVAITGQVPRHYIGTDAFQEADVIGITRPITKHNFLVTDIKDLPLILRQAFYIARTGRPGPVLVDIPKDITQQKTTYKMPTDEEVRESLPGYNPHTEGNPIQIKKAAELIRKATRPVLYVGGGAILSDAAEEVYKLAHLAQIPVTTTNMGKGAFPETDPLALHMLGMHGTYYANMAVYHSDLLIAVGARFDDRVTGKINEFAPEAKIIHIDIDPASISKTITVDVPIVGDVKNVLRKLIKELEEKPIEWIKAREQWLKQINEWKENHPLNYRKSDKIIKPQAVIEEIYNITNGEAIISAGVGQHQMWAAMFYKYKYPRQFLNSGGLGTMGFGFPAAVGAKIGRPDKTVFAIEGDGSFIMNVQDLATAVQYRVPVKIAIINNGFLGMVRQWQQFFYDSRYASVCLSVQPDFVKLAESFGAVGLRATKPSEVREVLLKAMEINDRPVLMDFVVDREENVLPMVPAGKSYREMILTPNQKGEAETMYLVG from the coding sequence ATGACTAAGGAAAAAAGAGGAGCAGATATAGTAGTTGATGTTTTAATAAAAGAAGGCGTAGATACTATTTTTGGTTTACCAGGCGGAGCAATAATGGAAGTTTACGATGCATTATTTGATGCTCCAATTAGAAACATACTGGCAAGACATGAACAGGCTGCATGTCATATGGCTGATGGATATGCAAGAGCAACAGGAAAAGTAGGAGTAGTTATAGCCACATCAGGACCTGGAGCTACAAACCTTGTTACAGGATTGGCTACTGCATACATGGATTCAATTCCACTTGTTGCAATAACAGGTCAGGTTCCAAGACATTATATAGGAACTGATGCATTTCAAGAAGCAGACGTTATAGGCATCACAAGACCAATTACAAAGCATAACTTTTTAGTAACTGATATAAAAGATTTACCCCTTATTTTAAGGCAGGCATTTTATATAGCAAGAACTGGAAGACCCGGACCTGTTTTAGTTGATATTCCAAAAGACATAACTCAACAAAAAACAACGTACAAAATGCCAACAGATGAAGAAGTCAGAGAATCTTTACCGGGATACAACCCACATACAGAAGGAAACCCAATTCAGATAAAAAAAGCTGCAGAACTGATTAGAAAAGCAACAAGACCGGTGTTATACGTTGGCGGTGGTGCCATCCTTTCAGATGCTGCAGAAGAAGTCTATAAATTAGCACACTTAGCCCAAATACCGGTTACTACTACAAATATGGGCAAAGGAGCATTTCCGGAAACTGACCCCCTTGCATTACACATGCTTGGAATGCATGGAACATATTACGCAAATATGGCTGTTTATCATAGCGATTTACTTATAGCTGTAGGAGCAAGGTTTGACGATAGAGTTACAGGAAAGATAAATGAATTTGCACCGGAGGCTAAAATCATCCATATTGATATAGACCCGGCATCTATCAGTAAAACCATAACGGTTGATGTTCCAATCGTTGGTGATGTTAAGAATGTTTTAAGAAAGCTTATTAAAGAGTTAGAAGAAAAACCTATTGAATGGATTAAAGCAAGAGAGCAATGGCTTAAACAGATTAACGAATGGAAAGAAAATCATCCATTAAATTACAGAAAGTCTGATAAAATAATAAAACCCCAAGCGGTAATAGAAGAGATATACAATATAACTAATGGAGAGGCTATCATCTCTGCCGGCGTTGGACAACATCAAATGTGGGCTGCAATGTTTTATAAATATAAATATCCAAGACAATTTTTAAACTCAGGCGGTCTTGGAACAATGGGATTTGGCTTTCCGGCTGCTGTTGGAGCTAAAATAGGAAGACCGGATAAAACGGTATTTGCTATAGAAGGTGATGGTTCATTCATAATGAATGTTCAAGATTTAGCAACCGCTGTTCAGTATAGAGTTCCGGTAAAAATAGCCATAATAAACAATGGATTTCTTGGAATGGTAAGACAGTGGCAACAATTTTTCTACGATAGTAGGTATGCAAGCGTATGTTTATCAGTTCAGCCAGATTTTGTAAAATTGGCAGAAAGCTTTGGTGCTGTTGGTCTTAGAGCAACAAAACCATCAGAGGTAAGGGAAGTATTATTAAAAGCCATGGAAATAAACGATAGACCTGTTCTAATGGATTTTGTGGTTGATAGGGAAGAGAATGTTTTACCAATGGTGCCAGCAGGAAAAAGCTACAGAGAAATGATATTAACACCTAACCAAAAAGGCGAAGCAGAAACTATGTACTTAGTGGGGTAA
- the ilvN gene encoding acetolactate synthase small subunit: MSDIKVLKVRPEPEKVVRKHIITVKVQHNFGVLARITGLFAGRGYNIESLTVGRTHEPNFARITIVVEGDERVIEQIIKQLRRLIETLKVKDITDLPHIERELALIKIYTADDRTRDEIMRLVSIFRAKVVDVSTDSYTVEITGDNEKIEAFINLIKPFGIREMARTGTLAMVRESANIKMEKGDKE; encoded by the coding sequence ATGAGCGATATTAAAGTTTTAAAAGTTAGACCAGAGCCAGAAAAAGTAGTAAGAAAACATATCATCACCGTAAAAGTTCAGCATAACTTTGGTGTTTTAGCAAGGATAACCGGACTTTTTGCCGGCAGAGGCTATAATATAGAAAGCTTAACTGTAGGCAGAACCCATGAACCTAACTTTGCAAGAATTACAATAGTAGTAGAAGGCGATGAAAGAGTTATAGAACAGATCATAAAACAACTTAGAAGACTAATAGAAACACTAAAAGTAAAAGATATTACAGATTTGCCACACATAGAGAGAGAGCTTGCATTGATAAAAATATACACCGCTGACGACAGAACAAGAGATGAAATAATGAGGCTTGTCTCAATTTTTAGAGCAAAGGTTGTAGATGTATCAACAGATAGCTACACAGTAGAAATTACAGGAGATAATGAAAAGATAGAAGCTTTTATTAATCTTATCAAACCTTTTGGCATTAGAGAAATGGCAAGAACCGGGACTCTTGCTATGGTTAGAGAGTCGGCTAACATAAAGATGGAGAAAGGAGACAAAGAGTAA
- the ilvC gene encoding ketol-acid reductoisomerase, with protein MANIYYDEDVSLDYLKDKTVAIIGYGSQGHAHALNLRDSGIKVIIGLLAGSRSIEKAKAEGFEVYSPDEAAKKADVIMILTPDSVQPTLYQSAILPNLDEGNALAFAHGFNIHFGQIVPPSYIDVFLVAPKGPGHLVRWMYEEGKGVPALFAVYQDFTGKAREIAMAYAKGIGATRAGLIETTFKEETETDLFGEQAVLCGGVTALIKAGFETLVEAGYQPEVAYFECLHELKLIVDLIYQYGISGMRYSISDTARYGDVTRGKRVYEAVKPLYKKILEEIQEGEFAKEWILENVANRPHFNALVKKDEEHPVEKAGKELRKMMPWLGGRGL; from the coding sequence ATGGCAAATATTTATTACGATGAAGATGTATCTTTAGACTATCTAAAAGATAAAACGGTTGCAATCATAGGATACGGTAGTCAAGGACATGCCCATGCATTAAATTTAAGAGATAGTGGAATAAAAGTTATAATCGGTCTATTGGCTGGTAGCAGGTCGATTGAGAAGGCAAAAGCAGAAGGATTTGAAGTTTACTCACCGGATGAGGCTGCGAAAAAAGCAGATGTAATTATGATTCTTACACCGGATTCGGTTCAACCAACATTATATCAATCGGCTATCTTACCAAACCTTGACGAAGGTAATGCGCTTGCCTTTGCACATGGATTTAACATACACTTTGGACAAATAGTTCCCCCATCTTATATAGATGTATTTTTAGTTGCACCAAAAGGACCGGGTCATTTAGTAAGATGGATGTATGAAGAAGGAAAAGGTGTTCCAGCATTGTTTGCAGTTTACCAAGACTTTACAGGAAAAGCAAGAGAAATCGCAATGGCTTATGCAAAAGGAATTGGAGCAACAAGAGCAGGATTGATTGAGACAACCTTTAAAGAGGAAACAGAAACAGACCTGTTCGGAGAGCAGGCAGTTTTATGCGGTGGAGTTACAGCTTTAATAAAGGCAGGCTTTGAAACCTTGGTAGAGGCTGGATATCAACCGGAGGTTGCATATTTTGAATGTTTACATGAATTAAAACTTATTGTTGATTTAATATATCAATATGGAATCTCCGGAATGAGATACTCTATTTCTGATACAGCAAGATATGGTGATGTTACAAGAGGAAAGAGAGTTTACGAAGCTGTAAAACCACTTTACAAGAAAATACTTGAAGAAATTCAAGAAGGTGAATTTGCTAAGGAATGGATCTTAGAAAACGTGGCTAACAGACCACACTTTAACGCACTTGTTAAAAAAGATGAAGAGCATCCAGTAGAAAAAGCAGGAAAAGAGTTAAGAAAAATGATGCCTTGGCTTGGCGGAAGAGGTTTATAA
- a CDS encoding CDP-alcohol phosphatidyltransferase family protein, translated as MNLTSKRKHLKKVYEPVGVLLARRTKITPNIITIISVIIGVFAAISFFKEKPLLGATLLFISGFFDLLDGVVAREREKASKFGAVFDWLADKFVDGFLLFFIGITYSTPYLTAIAITANMLHTFIKPVAYAEIGFSNRTKGKIDDPLEGVGFFGRPETLLTIIVFSIFEHFKIFGGLEFGFVVITALTTLSLLQRIVYLYIKYNKDYD; from the coding sequence ATGAACTTAACATCAAAAAGAAAGCATTTAAAAAAAGTATATGAACCGGTTGGAGTCCTCCTTGCAAGGAGGACCAAAATCACACCAAACATTATAACCATAATATCTGTTATCATCGGAGTTTTTGCCGCAATTTCTTTCTTTAAAGAAAAGCCACTTCTTGGTGCAACACTACTATTTATAAGCGGATTTTTTGACCTTTTGGACGGCGTCGTTGCAAGAGAAAGAGAAAAAGCATCTAAGTTTGGTGCAGTATTTGACTGGCTTGCTGACAAATTTGTAGATGGTTTTTTACTATTTTTTATTGGCATTACATACTCAACACCATACTTAACAGCAATAGCAATAACAGCAAATATGCTCCACACATTCATAAAACCCGTTGCATACGCAGAAATTGGCTTTTCTAACAGAACAAAAGGAAAGATAGATGACCCATTAGAAGGCGTAGGATTTTTTGGAAGACCGGAGACATTGCTTACAATAATAGTTTTTTCTATATTTGAACATTTTAAAATCTTTGGTGGTCTTGAGTTTGGATTTGTGGTAATAACAGCATTAACTACTCTTTCTTTATTACAAAGGATAGTATACTTATATATCAAGTACAACAAAGACTACGACTAA
- a CDS encoding 2,5-diamino-6-(ribosylamino)-4(3H)-pyrimidinone 5'-phosphate reductase, with protein sequence MKRPYVIIVSEVTVDGKLTLSKGVSSKEIMKFMDEEANRYLHETRAKVDGIMVGAETIRTDNPYLTVRYVSGKNPTRIIPTSTADIPPDANILKKDSPTIIVTTEKAPEDRVKALSEKVEVIIAGKEEVDLFKMMDILYNRGIRNLMVEGGSTLNWNLIKNGLVDEIRIIHMPFIVGGTDTPTLVGGEGFKSLEEVVKLKLRAHFMRGSHLITEWEVKYEG encoded by the coding sequence ATGAAAAGACCTTATGTAATAATTGTATCTGAAGTTACGGTAGATGGTAAGCTGACACTTAGTAAAGGTGTTTCTTCAAAAGAAATCATGAAATTTATGGATGAAGAAGCCAATAGATACCTTCACGAAACACGGGCAAAAGTTGATGGCATAATGGTAGGAGCAGAAACTATCAGAACAGATAATCCATATCTTACAGTAAGGTACGTATCAGGAAAAAATCCAACAAGAATAATACCAACATCAACTGCAGATATCCCGCCAGATGCAAACATTCTCAAAAAAGATTCTCCAACTATCATTGTAACAACAGAAAAAGCACCAGAAGATAGAGTAAAAGCATTATCTGAAAAAGTTGAAGTAATTATAGCCGGAAAAGAAGAAGTAGATTTATTCAAAATGATGGATATTTTATACAATAGAGGAATCCGTAATTTAATGGTGGAAGGTGGGTCTACTTTAAACTGGAACCTAATAAAAAATGGTTTAGTAGATGAAATAAGAATCATTCATATGCCTTTTATAGTAGGTGGAACAGATACTCCTACATTGGTCGGTGGTGAAGGATTTAAATCCTTAGAAGAAGTTGTAAAACTTAAACTTAGAGCACATTTTATGAGAGGGTCTCATCTTATCACAGAGTGGGAAGTTAAGTATGAAGGTTAA
- the moaD gene encoding molybdopterin converting factor subunit 1, translated as MKVKVLYFSQVKDKVGKNEEEVEFEGKTLKDLVDVLVNKYPNIEDILKRCMFAVNESYETMDYNLQDNDIIAIIPPVSGG; from the coding sequence ATGAAGGTTAAGGTTTTGTATTTTTCACAAGTAAAAGATAAAGTTGGAAAAAACGAAGAAGAAGTAGAATTTGAAGGGAAAACGCTAAAAGATTTGGTTGATGTGTTAGTCAATAAATATCCAAATATTGAAGATATTTTAAAAAGGTGTATGTTTGCTGTAAATGAAAGTTATGAAACTATGGACTATAATTTACAAGATAACGACATAATTGCAATCATCCCACCTGTGAGCGGTGGATAA
- the gmhB gene encoding D-glycero-beta-D-manno-heptose 1,7-bisphosphate 7-phosphatase — MKAVFLDRDGVINVDKGYVHRIEDFEFYPNVFKALKKLQDAGYKLFIVTNQSGIAVGYYTEEDFLKLTEFMLKEFEKEGIKIEKVYYCPHHEDGIVEKYAIKCDCRKPESGMIRKAIQEFGVDPTKSFLIGDKENDILAAHKEAVKAALVKTGQGMKYIDTTTADYVGEDILDVVDNFILKTDERVKE; from the coding sequence ATGAAAGCAGTATTTTTAGATAGAGATGGAGTTATAAACGTTGACAAAGGGTATGTTCATAGAATTGAAGATTTTGAGTTTTATCCAAATGTTTTTAAAGCTTTAAAAAAACTTCAAGATGCAGGATATAAGCTTTTTATCGTTACAAATCAATCTGGAATAGCTGTAGGCTACTACACAGAAGAGGATTTTTTAAAACTTACTGAATTTATGTTAAAAGAGTTTGAAAAGGAAGGAATAAAAATAGAAAAGGTTTATTATTGTCCACATCATGAAGATGGTATAGTTGAAAAATACGCTATTAAATGTGATTGTAGAAAGCCGGAAAGTGGAATGATAAGAAAAGCTATCCAAGAATTTGGTGTCGACCCTACAAAGTCTTTTTTAATAGGTGATAAAGAGAATGATATATTAGCTGCACATAAAGAAGCTGTAAAAGCAGCTCTTGTAAAAACAGGACAAGGTATGAAATATATAGATACAACCACGGCTGATTACGTTGGTGAAGATATCTTGGATGTTGTTGATAATTTTATTTTAAAGACAGATGAGAGAGTGAAAGAGTAA